The Dreissena polymorpha isolate Duluth1 chromosome 9, UMN_Dpol_1.0, whole genome shotgun sequence genome contains the following window.
tcaagaggccacatacagtacactccacgcgttttccccaaaaaacgcgctccctccgcgggttttttttctgctagcgagtgttcacgcggcgtttgaagagcgaggtgaacttgataaaacgctcggcgttacgccgcgttcgctaattcccgcggcgtgtattactttaggctagtcggtaaatgcagacactttccgttcttatcagtgatcgccgcgcaacgccgcgttagcagtgtgctactgggcatgccaaaaaataaaaacataggaggttttggggattccgataatgacgtcacgtttgcgcatgctcaaattttggccgtcaaaaatgcggccattctgctattgtttgcatgtgatgaaccgcatcgtgataaggttacaatcatattcgcgacccttttgaagaacaaaaaatactcagaacttaAAATTCTTCagattaaaatgaatttaatgaaggaacacaaataaggacgaaaacaaacaacaaattgattgaatttatgttatcaacatatagaaaatgatttgaacctatttgtctgtaaaaacttaccttgttacagattaacgaaatcctcttgataaatgtaaatgcttttatttaattgttcacaccagttttgacactctttgtttcagcatctttaacccagtgtttaattgccctttgtttatcactaaccgattatctcgatatgatcggatactgtccagacaattactaagaaaacagtgtgtaataaacccagggacctatacttgtgtgactctgtatggggtctctgcataaaccacatgtgtctggtcattaaacacaatttatgaaacctccatgtcatctcttagtatattaagtcaaaaacttaacagttgctttaataaaatatttgaacatatttaaaaaatagacatttgtccgaaatggatgaacagctaggaactattaagtatatatattagccagtttaaacataacaataaagtgtttaataactatacatttaaaatattttacaaatttactgctacacaattaacatatttaacgggtacctgcaaatgtaaactctgctataatgtgtaaagatcgtgcgttactgcagcagTGTTCGAAACctcatcatcatgaaaacaagcaattgcgtttggtcattatatacagatataaaatacttgcgtaaaataaattaaatgtgtagatttatggtatcataaaatgctagatttgtatcgctcattatcactagagaagagttttcaatatacatgtacatgcaaagacagttcaatttgcaaaatatgcaggtgttttttcaattggaatgcttaaattattaatattttcattcaatgtaaacgaaacgaaaattcattcaatgtaaaagaaaattaaaactacatttcaagatggaaatgtattgagctatttaagggctttgttttatgactgattcaatacaccccttacactaaatttcaatctctgatgaaaaataacactatcgcacccacaccacttataataatattcaaattattatatgttttataatttttgaaatatcatttattaaagtcttacttaaaaaagaatacgggtatttgtagttttgttttgtgaaattgtaggtattaagtcttccgacgacctttactctgatacaatataataggccgcgatcgagaagttgacggccaatctatttttagtaacggaaaacccctcttgtgacgtcacacaaaaacctcctattgttataattaattgtgtaaatactgtagtacatgtataaaaaagataattgtatagaaaattaatacatataaaacttatgttttttaattcacaggtacgtctacaatatgaattagtctaatataatacatttgacaaattaatattaaatcaacacatatgacacaagaataaatgttccgtaaaatttccaaataagaatcataattagtaatccgaaacacactacgatttttaattgttaacacgacgtttacaaatgcttccaatatacagtcctcatgtatatttcccgacaaaagcgcgcgaaaattatgctgcaatgtacaaggtcaatgtatactcctgcaaagagtgcgtgtattgattttttttataaaactttgtagcgcagagcacattgttgatttcggttaaaagtttctttggtatttattaacgaaattatatcgcgaataagttgatatttcctctaaaataatttcaaatcgaacacgccgaatctttatcgatacggtattttagtagagtaattcgCGACTTTCCAGTTTAGCGCCCCTAGCGGTCAGGAGGTGATTTCAAAACAAAGATGGCTGCCTATGGGGTCATGACCCATATGATATGAAAGCATTGAAAAGcgataaatatacattaaattcaCAACGTAAACATAATCAAAGGagaaacaaacacaacaaaggtaaatatatttgtttctgcaGTTTTTTCTTAATGCCAGCTGATAATATCAAGTCCTTACATCAAAATTGACGTGCGCTGTGTTGAAAAGACTTGGTGGGGTAATGTAAACACATTGATATCTACGTACATTGAAATGAGGTAGATTTAGGCTGAAAATAGCGtccaaataaaatgttatatgtaaaaatattaatattaaataaatgtgaatcCTCATTGATAGATGACaatcatttttaaatgaaattccaGTATCGACTATCATATGTGAACAGTATGTCATGAATGCATTCTTTGACTTTATTAAAATCAGGGAAACACTAAAACATGTAAAGTCTGTGTGGTCGTCTGAATATAAAACGCTTCGTGTTGAgtattgaatactgcttaagccGGTGCTAGTGGTAAGAGATGTTTAACCTTCTATTGCCTCCCTCTCATGAATGGATATGATAAAACTGAGTCGCAatttttttactttcatttttggtttggttgctctcaaAGGATAAGCATTTccagattttttaaaaaatttTTTCCATTTATGATAGGCCccaaaaaataaattgattgtttCCGCTTTCCAGACCAACCGAATTTTTTTCTCCGGGCCCTTAAGTTTAACATTGAAAATGGCAATAACAGTGtctgttatgtttatttttcagatGCCTCATCATTGCTGTGTGCCGTTGTGTACTAGTGACTCTAGAGTGAAATCCTCGCAGGATCTTTCTTTCCATTCATTTCCCAAGGATGAAAGTTTGAAACAGAAATGGGTAAAGAACATTCGAAGAGACATTGGTAAGAACTTTAATTTGAACAAGCATACAAGGATATGTTCAGCTCATTTTGAGGGAACTTGTTATGAAGTGGCTGTGCCAGGACAAGTGCGTAGAAGGTTGAAAAAAGACGCTCTGCCCACAATATTTTCATGGGTCACGCCAAAAATTCCACGTAGAAAGCTATTCAGGGACAAAACACCTAAGACGCTGAAAGTGACAGAAAGTGGTCAAAGGTGTGTCTCTGGCAGTTCATTCATGATAGATCATTCATACTCTGGACCAAGTGACAATATGGACTATGTCATTGATGACTGTGACATACAGGATGTTTCTCCTTCGCCAGATACCTTGAACACTAGTAAGCAATCTTCATCTACAGATGACAGCCTTCAAGACATTGAAGCAGACCCTTCACCACACAAAGAGGACCTCTTCAAGCAGCACAAAGCCCTGCTGCATGCAAGATCTAAAGAAAAGTTTACGATTGTGCGGTTCTGTTCTTCTGATAGTGACATCAGATATTACACAGGCTTCCCTTCATACACAGCTATGTGTGCTTTCTTTCACTTCCTTCAGCCTGAATGTAACTTTTTGTACTATGTTGGTTCGGAAAATACTTCTCAAGGTAAAGCGTATGAGTTTGTGTCGAAGAGGGGGCCATCCAGATCTCTGTCTCCCCTAGAGGAACTTTTTCTCACATTGGTCCGCCTTCGAAAAGGTCTTCCAGAGAAAGTAATTGCAGACTTGTATAACTTATCTGAAGGACATATTTCGAAGATTGTGAATACCTGGATTCTTTTCCTGTTTGACAGGTTAAGGTGCCTACCAATTTGGCCGTCCCACAAACAGGTGCGAAAAACAATGCCCATTTCATTCCGGACTGATTACCCTGACACACGAGTCATTATTGACTGTACAGAGATATTCATTGAACAGCCGTCAGCATCAGTGTGCCAAAGGGAAACATTTAGCTCCTATAAACACCATAACACTGCCAAAGGACTCGTGGGTATAGCACCCAGTGGCCAAATTACTTTCATCTCAAGTTTATATGCGGGTAGATGCAGTGACAAAAAAATTGTAAGGCACTGTGGCTTATACGATATTCTGGAGGAGGGAGATTCAGTCATGGCCGACAAAGGTTTTGATATTGAAGAGGATTTGAAGGAGAGAAACCTATCGTTAACAATCCCCCCGTTTCTTGAGAACCAGGCTCAGTTCACCTCCCAACAGCTTGCGGCGACAAGGAACATAGCCGCAGTACGAGTGCATGTGGAACGAGCAATAAGAAAGGTGAAAGAATTTGAAATACTCAGACACACAGTCCCAATATCACTTTGCCCAATGTTGGAAAAAATTTGGACGGTTTGTGCTCACTTGGCCAATTTCACTGGTAGcttatttaagaataaataaaaagGTCCTCTTTGTGGTTCTGTCAGAAAACTTGTTTGAACAGTTACAATTTACAATGGCTTTTGTGGCACGCTAGATGGGAAGCCGGCCTTTGTGATTTTGCAGAAACTGAACAAGTGTTATTTCATATGTGTGTTcagtattaaatattgtgttaaagtgtaaatataattatagtaagattactgaagaaaaaaaaacaatatcattgaAAATTTAATACAGAAAACTGTGAAAAGTCCTGaattcatatgtttatattttattttaacccttttagtgctggaaccaaaCTTTAATGGCCTTTACTTtttacagtttggatcctgatcagatgCCACTAAATGATATTTTGATAGTGTTTTTTGAAAGAaagttaaaatgatatttttagaaattcagcagatagttaaaattatatttttagaaattcagcagacgacatatttcccagcattTACAGTGTTAACCATTTGGACACGACTGTCAGATTAATGTGAAATATCAAGAAATGATTtccataatttttatttttgtcagcaTGCAAACCTGAAATTTCCCTGAAAATTGGCTCCTAATATGGATATGAACTAAATACTTAGTTAATGCACCTTGAATCACTTTCAATTTCATACATGTATAGAATAACATAGTCCATGATGGAACTAGAATCaggatttttcaaataattattgactctatattgatatatcttataataaagttataaaacatACATGTCTGGTCCTCTATTTCATATTCTACTGCATTTGATATATTATCCTATTTATAGGCTATAAGACTGATTTGGAAAATACACAACAtagttataatattaaaattaaaatgttgccTAAACCCTTACTGCATAAGAACCTGTAAAAAAATTTAGTGACTTATTGATCTGCTGGCAATATTAGATATTGCACACTTAAAACTGCAGGTGGCCACTGTAATCCCAATCAATGCCAATAAACAAGGGGTCATAGATCCCCTAGTGACTGTGTAGACGAGAGTTGATCAGCTGGATATTGCTTAAGGCCATGTGCCATATGAAGGATGTCCCATAATTTATGACACCTTTTTATCCATTGTTGCCAAGGACTTCCCATAGTTACAAAGAATTTTGCAAGATGTTTATATGCAGATTTGTTATTCTGTATCATCTATATAGTGCTGATGAAACACTGAGTGTATGAATGTTTGGTCACATCACTTTTTTTTTAGTCATTATCATTCATCTTTATGGAATagaaattaaagagtttagaatgtcatttaagaaatgaaataatgaaTTGTCATAATATTATGAAGTCCAAACTAATGTTTATAATttgagatataaattaaattatatatagctATAGCTCTACTTCAGAAAATACTTgtaattaaatttgatatttaatatttatatatcttttcctaatgtttgtgttaatttgaGATAGCAACATTTATTACTGCTATTCTTCAGAAGAACCAAA
Protein-coding sequences here:
- the LOC127843989 gene encoding uncharacterized protein LOC127843989 — protein: MPHHCCVPLCTSDSRVKSSQDLSFHSFPKDESLKQKWVKNIRRDIGKNFNLNKHTRICSAHFEGTCYEVAVPGQVRRRLKKDALPTIFSWVTPKIPRRKLFRDKTPKTLKVTESGQRCVSGSSFMIDHSYSGPSDNMDYVIDDCDIQDVSPSPDTLNTSKQSSSTDDSLQDIEADPSPHKEDLFKQHKALLHARSKEKFTIVRFCSSDSDIRYYTGFPSYTAMCAFFHFLQPECNFLYYVGSENTSQGKAYEFVSKRGPSRSLSPLEELFLTLVRLRKGLPEKVIADLYNLSEGHISKIVNTWILFLFDRLRCLPIWPSHKQVRKTMPISFRTDYPDTRVIIDCTEIFIEQPSASVCQRETFSSYKHHNTAKGLVGIAPSGQITFISSLYAGRCSDKKIVRHCGLYDILEEGDSVMADKGFDIEEDLKERNLSLTIPPFLENQAQFTSQQLAATRNIAAVRVHVERAIRKVKEFEILRHTVPISLCPMLEKIWTVCAHLANFTGSLFKNK